A section of the Acidobacterium capsulatum ATCC 51196 genome encodes:
- a CDS encoding BON domain-containing protein: MRDGGRELKTHVEDELYLEPSLDAAAIGVAVSDAMVTLSGKVRSYTEKQTAERAIMRIHGVRALINDLEVELPAESERRDEDIARTATSALVWHSSLPKHRIHVQVSHGWITLSGEVDWHFERMAAERAVRDLMGVRGVSNQITVSTHALKAEIRDRIHEALRRNAVLNAHGIQVTLEGNRAVLTGVVQTLSRRKEAERAAWSVPGIIAVENNIRVA, translated from the coding sequence ATGCGGGATGGCGGCCGAGAACTCAAAACGCATGTGGAAGACGAACTCTACCTGGAACCCTCTCTGGATGCGGCTGCGATCGGCGTAGCCGTATCCGATGCAATGGTTACCTTGAGCGGAAAAGTGCGAAGCTACACAGAAAAGCAGACAGCCGAGCGTGCCATTATGCGCATTCATGGCGTGCGTGCGTTGATCAATGATCTGGAGGTAGAACTGCCCGCCGAAAGCGAGCGCCGGGATGAAGACATTGCGCGTACGGCCACTTCTGCTCTTGTGTGGCATAGCTCGCTACCGAAACATCGTATCCATGTGCAGGTTTCTCATGGCTGGATCACCCTGAGCGGAGAAGTGGACTGGCACTTTGAGCGCATGGCGGCGGAACGCGCGGTTCGCGATCTGATGGGAGTGAGAGGAGTCAGCAATCAGATCACGGTGAGCACTCATGCTCTCAAGGCGGAGATTCGCGACCGCATTCACGAAGCGCTGCGCCGGAATGCCGTCCTGAATGCCCATGGCATTCAGGTGACGCTGGAGGGCAACCGAGCCGTGCTCACGGGCGTGGTGCAGACACTCTCGCGGCGCAAAGAGGCCGAACGTGCGGCGTGGAGCGTGCCCGGAATCATTGCGGTGGAGAACAATATCCGCGTGGCTTAA
- a CDS encoding universal stress protein, which produces MPAPLDFSPPALRGTGKYQLRRILLAHDNSHAARQALEDAEALALRFQAEIILVRVQTAGEDFSSTALASLRKEDFLELDTIVKHLSAKGITSRTMVRTGMVGDTLFHVSHEERADLLMLGAYGHGSQDRQTLGSTAEHLLRAIPCPVLTYGPHASAGFLRRMNANPSLLVAIPLPFSIESLEPALQIAQLLGLAIELVHVVQEPGPRRDNGKFREQCENLALQIRQRGIAADWTIFVGVPAIFLHACVEERKSPTLMLPLQRRDRLSSITSDNVAAQIIRCSAVPVLSYRID; this is translated from the coding sequence ATGCCGGCTCCCCTCGACTTTTCACCGCCCGCTTTGCGTGGCACGGGTAAATATCAGTTACGGCGTATCCTGCTTGCGCACGACAACTCTCATGCCGCGCGGCAGGCTCTGGAAGACGCCGAGGCCCTCGCGCTGCGCTTCCAGGCCGAAATCATTCTGGTGCGCGTGCAAACCGCCGGCGAAGATTTCTCCAGCACTGCGTTAGCATCGCTCCGCAAGGAAGACTTTCTGGAACTGGACACGATAGTCAAGCACCTCTCTGCCAAGGGCATTACCAGCCGTACCATGGTGCGCACGGGCATGGTCGGTGACACGCTTTTCCATGTCAGCCATGAAGAACGCGCGGATCTGCTGATGTTAGGAGCCTACGGCCATGGCTCTCAGGATCGCCAGACCCTGGGCTCCACTGCGGAGCATCTTCTGCGTGCTATTCCCTGTCCTGTGCTCACCTATGGTCCCCATGCCAGCGCTGGCTTCCTGAGGCGAATGAACGCAAATCCATCCTTGCTGGTGGCGATTCCGCTTCCGTTCAGTATTGAGTCGCTCGAACCGGCGCTGCAGATCGCTCAACTCTTAGGCCTTGCGATCGAGTTGGTACATGTTGTTCAGGAACCGGGGCCGCGCAGAGACAACGGAAAATTTCGCGAGCAGTGTGAGAACCTCGCTCTGCAGATTCGTCAGAGAGGCATTGCCGCTGACTGGACCATCTTTGTCGGCGTTCCTGCCATCTTTCTTCACGCGTGCGTCGAGGAGCGCAAGAGCCCTACGCTCATGTTGCCGCTGCAGCGCCGCGACCGGTTGTCTTCTATTACGTCAGACAACGTGGCAGCACAGATTATCCGCTGTTCGGCAGTCCCGGTGCTCTCTTACCGTATAGATTGA
- a CDS encoding HlyD family secretion protein — translation MKTRWLFVLASIGLLGACVAAYFSSRVMQAQQPMFQPASNPYSDGIYAEGIVESAQSSGTNLNLYPEVAGTVSAVLVKEGQSVKKGQKLLQIDDTIQNATTRQLQAQAAAAHTMLNELRAEPRPESLAVSAAQVAAAQAQLKTSQDTLTKQQDAYRADTRTVSQDALDNAKNAARVAAANLTVAENQYALTKAGAWSYDIQNQERQWIALTRAYQAAQALLGKYALVAPRDATVMAINTAPGAYVSPQGAYDAYTQGTDPVISLSANSGEMEVRCYVDEILISRLPPPAQIHAQMTIRGTDVHLPLTFERMQPLVSPKIELSNQRLERVDVRVLPLIFRLRTPKGVALYPGELVDVYIGK, via the coding sequence ATGAAAACGCGATGGCTGTTTGTGCTGGCGAGCATTGGATTACTAGGGGCGTGCGTGGCCGCATACTTCTCCAGCCGCGTCATGCAGGCGCAGCAGCCGATGTTTCAACCCGCGTCGAATCCTTATTCTGACGGCATCTACGCCGAGGGCATTGTGGAAAGTGCTCAATCGAGCGGGACCAATCTCAATCTTTACCCCGAAGTTGCCGGAACGGTGAGCGCTGTGTTGGTCAAAGAGGGACAGTCCGTAAAAAAAGGGCAGAAACTGTTGCAAATTGACGACACGATTCAGAACGCGACGACGCGGCAATTGCAGGCCCAAGCTGCAGCCGCGCACACCATGCTGAACGAGCTGCGCGCAGAGCCAAGACCAGAGTCGCTCGCGGTCAGCGCGGCGCAAGTCGCGGCGGCGCAGGCGCAACTCAAGACATCGCAAGACACGCTGACCAAACAGCAGGACGCTTATCGGGCGGATACAAGAACGGTCAGCCAGGATGCACTCGACAATGCCAAGAATGCCGCGCGAGTCGCCGCCGCAAACCTGACAGTTGCTGAAAATCAATATGCACTGACGAAAGCAGGCGCTTGGAGTTATGACATCCAAAATCAGGAACGCCAGTGGATAGCGCTGACTCGCGCTTACCAGGCGGCGCAGGCTCTGCTCGGCAAATATGCACTGGTGGCGCCAAGAGATGCGACGGTGATGGCGATCAACACGGCACCGGGCGCCTATGTTTCGCCGCAGGGCGCTTATGACGCCTACACACAGGGCACGGATCCGGTGATCTCGCTCAGCGCGAACAGCGGAGAGATGGAGGTGCGCTGTTATGTCGATGAGATTCTGATCTCGCGCCTGCCACCGCCAGCGCAAATTCACGCACAGATGACCATTCGCGGGACTGATGTGCATCTGCCGCTGACGTTTGAGCGCATGCAGCCGCTTGTGTCGCCAAAGATCGAGCTATCGAATCAACGCCTGGAGCGTGTGGACGTGCGTGTGCTGCCTCTCATCTTCCGTCTTCGCACTCCAAAAGGCGTGGCGCTGTATCCGGGAGAACTGGTGGACGTGTACATCGGCAAGTAG
- a CDS encoding Hsp20 family protein: MSTSLMKEPSAPKQISTMLRPSSIFEEMDQLTQRIANRAFHLFQQRGGFDGLDMNDWFRAESEILKPVPIAVEEHDGDVVVRAEVPGFEAKELSVRAENNLLTVYGKTERKTEADKKSRQQYSEMSASEIYRQILLPTAVLAEKATAKLENGVLEIHLPKAAPPKLIEVKAA, translated from the coding sequence ATGTCTACCAGCCTGATGAAAGAGCCTTCGGCTCCAAAGCAAATCTCCACCATGCTTCGCCCCTCGTCGATTTTTGAAGAGATGGATCAACTCACCCAACGCATTGCCAACCGCGCGTTCCATCTCTTCCAGCAGCGCGGCGGCTTTGATGGACTCGATATGAATGACTGGTTCCGCGCGGAATCGGAAATTCTGAAGCCTGTACCGATTGCCGTCGAAGAGCATGACGGTGACGTGGTGGTTCGTGCCGAGGTGCCCGGCTTTGAAGCGAAGGAATTGTCTGTTCGCGCAGAAAACAATCTGCTGACAGTCTATGGAAAGACGGAACGCAAGACGGAGGCAGATAAGAAGTCTCGTCAGCAGTACAGCGAGATGTCTGCCAGCGAAATCTATCGCCAGATCTTGCTGCCAACCGCCGTGCTCGCCGAGAAAGCGACAGCAAAGCTCGAGAACGGCGTGCTGGAGATTCATCTTCCAAAGGCTGCGCCACCCAAACTGATTGAAGTGAAAGCAGCCTGA
- a CDS encoding efflux transporter outer membrane subunit, producing the protein MWTCVCCLSSSVFALQKAWRCIRENWWTCTSASRRQTVRRNTSISRGAFYKGVLLAGCLAFAVAGCAPGPAYRRATVPLAPAYQEAMGAQWVPASSESATLREDWWMQYHDATLNRLEAQVDASNQTLAAATANYFAARAAMRAARAQYWPAATLAPSITQQRIAAIAIPGIKNTGFETAEYQFPLTASWEPDLWARVRKTVASSFYAAQASAAERANVRLLAHAALAAAYFELRGVEEQQCILQETVHAWQQEMDVTRHLYRHGLSNEEALAAVESQLKASQAQESLLYSSRAQYLHSIAVLMGESPSRFKLEPGSEPISLPVTPTGVPAELLQRRPDIAEAERMMAQANAQIGVARSAYFPNVTLSGTAGFQSLSAANWFLWPSRFWSAGPSAAETLFDAGARRANVQQYRSLYDAAVANYRQTTLTAFQQVEDQLAALHALAATRVQQQAAVEAASRALSETQTRYAAGLDPYVNVLTAQITWLSYRQNEATLQTQQQIASVQLIEALGGGWNASELPSRKQVVHIKTP; encoded by the coding sequence GTGTGGACGTGCGTGTGCTGCCTCTCATCTTCCGTCTTCGCACTCCAAAAGGCGTGGCGCTGTATCCGGGAGAACTGGTGGACGTGTACATCGGCAAGTAGGAGACAGACCGTGCGGAGAAACACTTCCATTTCGCGTGGGGCTTTTTACAAAGGAGTGTTGCTCGCGGGCTGCCTTGCGTTTGCAGTTGCAGGCTGCGCTCCTGGGCCTGCCTATCGTCGGGCTACCGTGCCTCTGGCACCTGCATATCAAGAGGCGATGGGGGCACAATGGGTGCCCGCCTCCTCCGAGAGCGCGACCTTGCGCGAAGACTGGTGGATGCAATATCACGATGCAACGCTGAACCGGCTGGAAGCGCAGGTGGATGCGAGCAATCAGACCTTGGCCGCAGCTACGGCCAATTACTTTGCCGCGCGTGCGGCTATGCGAGCGGCGAGAGCCCAGTATTGGCCGGCGGCAACACTTGCTCCCTCGATTACGCAGCAGCGGATAGCGGCGATTGCCATTCCCGGCATCAAGAACACCGGATTTGAGACGGCCGAATATCAGTTTCCACTCACTGCCTCGTGGGAGCCCGATCTCTGGGCGCGCGTGCGCAAGACAGTCGCCTCGAGCTTTTATGCTGCACAGGCCAGCGCCGCTGAGCGGGCGAATGTTCGCCTGCTGGCGCATGCCGCCCTTGCCGCTGCGTATTTTGAGTTGCGCGGGGTGGAGGAGCAGCAATGCATTCTGCAAGAGACCGTCCACGCCTGGCAGCAAGAGATGGACGTAACGCGTCATCTTTATAGGCATGGGCTCTCGAACGAAGAAGCTCTCGCCGCCGTGGAGTCGCAGCTTAAGGCTTCGCAAGCGCAAGAGAGCTTGCTGTATAGTTCGCGGGCACAGTACCTGCATTCCATTGCGGTGCTCATGGGGGAGTCGCCCTCTCGATTCAAGCTTGAGCCGGGAAGTGAGCCCATCTCGCTGCCCGTCACTCCAACCGGAGTACCTGCCGAACTCCTGCAGCGACGCCCGGATATCGCCGAGGCCGAGCGTATGATGGCACAGGCCAATGCCCAGATTGGGGTGGCGCGTTCGGCCTACTTCCCGAATGTAACGTTGAGTGGCACGGCTGGTTTTCAAAGCCTGAGCGCGGCCAACTGGTTTTTATGGCCGAGCCGCTTCTGGTCCGCTGGGCCTTCGGCAGCGGAGACGCTTTTTGATGCGGGGGCGCGCCGGGCGAATGTGCAGCAGTATCGCTCCCTTTATGACGCGGCCGTGGCCAACTACCGGCAGACGACCTTGACGGCATTTCAACAGGTCGAGGATCAACTGGCTGCGCTGCATGCCCTCGCTGCCACCCGGGTGCAGCAGCAGGCTGCAGTTGAGGCCGCGAGCCGGGCCCTGAGCGAGACGCAGACCCGCTATGCGGCTGGACTGGATCCCTATGTAAATGTGCTCACAGCGCAGATCACATGGCTCAGCTACCGGCAAAATGAAGCAACCCTGCAAACCCAGCAGCAGATTGCCAGCGTGCAGTTGATCGAAGCCCTTGGCGGCGGATGGAATGCCTCGGAATTGCCTTCGCGGAAGCAGGTTGTTCACATAAAAACACCCTGA
- a CDS encoding ABC transporter permease has protein sequence MRGILKLAFKLLVNDRSKFTALLTGITFAAFLMVVMTSLFAGVLNRASSTVINIGADMWVMDPSVQTVASSIGLPDYLLDSVRSIPGVKYAVPLFSGTALVKLGNGTYQAVSVLGLDDTSLFGRPTMLQGNIQNIFAESSFILVRDSEFSKFGDAHLGTEFELNDHRGVLVGIAKAPTSSLFGLPTLYTTYNRAIQYIPNPRFTISYVLVEPKSAADVPEIQRRVAALGYLALTRAQFENRISDFYKYQTGLGINILIMTTISFIVGLSISGQTFYTFILENLEKFGALKAIGTKSRELIAMILFQSTVTALIGYGLGVGLCTTLTTLAKMRLPDYASRITFFNLALALGMVVLISAISSYVGVRKVLRIEPFDVFRG, from the coding sequence TTGCGGGGAATCCTCAAACTCGCATTCAAACTGCTGGTCAATGACCGGAGCAAGTTCACCGCTCTGCTCACGGGCATTACGTTTGCGGCCTTCCTGATGGTGGTGATGACGTCGCTCTTCGCCGGCGTCCTGAATCGTGCCTCTTCCACGGTCATCAACATTGGCGCGGACATGTGGGTGATGGATCCGTCCGTGCAGACGGTGGCCAGTTCCATTGGCTTGCCGGATTATCTGCTCGACTCCGTTCGCAGTATTCCTGGCGTCAAGTATGCGGTGCCTTTGTTTTCCGGCACAGCATTAGTGAAGCTAGGCAATGGAACGTATCAAGCTGTCAGCGTTCTTGGCCTGGACGACACCAGCCTCTTTGGCCGTCCTACGATGCTTCAGGGCAACATACAAAATATCTTCGCCGAGAGTTCATTCATCCTGGTGCGTGATTCTGAATTCAGCAAATTCGGAGATGCTCATCTTGGAACGGAATTTGAACTGAACGATCATCGCGGCGTGCTGGTGGGCATTGCCAAAGCCCCGACCAGCAGCCTGTTTGGCTTGCCAACTCTGTACACCACCTACAACCGGGCAATTCAATATATTCCCAATCCGCGCTTCACTATCTCGTATGTCCTGGTCGAGCCAAAATCGGCGGCTGACGTTCCAGAAATTCAGCGCAGGGTGGCGGCGCTGGGATATCTTGCCCTGACAAGAGCGCAATTTGAGAATCGTATCTCAGACTTTTACAAATATCAGACTGGCCTGGGTATCAATATCCTGATCATGACCACGATCAGCTTTATCGTGGGCCTTTCAATCTCTGGCCAGACCTTTTACACCTTTATTCTCGAAAACCTGGAGAAATTTGGCGCGCTGAAGGCGATTGGGACCAAGAGCCGTGAATTAATCGCCATGATTCTCTTTCAATCCACTGTTACGGCCTTGATTGGCTATGGCCTGGGCGTAGGGCTTTGCACGACACTCACGACGCTGGCCAAGATGCGCCTGCCCGACTATGCCTCGCGCATCACGTTTTTTAATCTCGCGCTCGCGCTCGGCATGGTGGTGCTGATTTCTGCAATTTCGAGTTATGTCGGCGTGCGGAAGGTACTGCGCATTGAGCCCTTTGATGTATTTAGAGGATAG
- a CDS encoding ABC transporter ATP-binding protein, with product MRTAIQAEGVEKWFGAGPARTYALRRVNLQAFFGEIVYIVGPSGSGKTTLLSVISGILRPDGGTVQNDGVNLWKLPADELAEFRLNRIGFVFQDYHLFPRLTTAENVAIPLILKRKPWKEALQEAQRYLEIVGLGNRADLPPVKLSGGEQQRVAIARAIASAPDILIMDEPTASLDGDTGRTIVGFVKSTFLNDQRCIVVVTHDSRIYEFASRILHMEDGQLTQ from the coding sequence ATGAGAACTGCCATTCAGGCCGAAGGCGTAGAGAAATGGTTTGGCGCGGGACCGGCTCGGACCTACGCTCTGCGTCGCGTGAATTTACAAGCATTTTTCGGAGAGATCGTATATATCGTGGGTCCTTCGGGAAGCGGAAAGACGACACTGCTGAGTGTGATCTCAGGCATTCTGCGGCCAGACGGCGGCACAGTACAAAACGACGGTGTCAATCTCTGGAAGTTGCCGGCTGATGAATTAGCCGAATTCCGCCTGAACCGCATCGGCTTTGTATTTCAGGACTACCATTTATTTCCCCGGCTCACCACTGCCGAAAACGTTGCCATTCCGCTCATTCTCAAACGCAAGCCCTGGAAAGAAGCACTGCAGGAAGCGCAACGCTATCTCGAAATTGTCGGCCTCGGCAATCGTGCCGATCTGCCACCGGTGAAGCTGAGTGGCGGCGAGCAGCAGCGCGTGGCGATTGCACGCGCCATTGCAAGCGCCCCGGACATTCTGATTATGGATGAGCCTACAGCATCCCTCGATGGAGATACCGGCCGCACGATTGTTGGGTTTGTGAAGTCCACCTTTTTGAATGACCAACGCTGCATTGTGGTGGTGACACACGACAGCCGCATCTACGAATTTGCCTCACGCATTCTGCACATGGAAGACGGACAACTCACCCAGTAG